TTCATTTCCAAAGACAGGAAAAAAGACATATATACTGTTAAACCTTGCATAACTCCGTTTCACTTATCAAACACTACTCTTGAATACGTCTATGGGAGGAATGCAAGTTGACGAAGAAGTATAACAAAGGCAGCGAAAATCAAAATTCACCAAAACGGGGCACAACCGAGTTTGCCTCAGAAATCACCCACGGAGATAACAGTAAAGGGAATAAACATAATAAAGATCAGAGAAACAAGTCGAAGTGACAGATGTCTGTCCTGTGATGAGAAGGAGGAAATGAGATTGGATTATAATCGTGCAAAGCAGATATTATCTTCATCAGCTGAGGTGGAAGTGAAGTATCGGGACGCTTCCGTGTGGATCGATTCGGTCAATGAAGATGGGAGAACAGCCGTTGTTCATCTCCGTGGTCCATTGGAAGAACGTTCGGAGGTAAGTATCGAAGACTTAGAGGAAGCATAAAAAAGAGACGATATGGCCCGGCCATATCGTCTTCTTTATTTGCTTAATGTTTTTCACGGTCCTTGTCTTTATCATGATGTCCTTTATGCTTACCTTTGCCTTTCAGGATATCAAAGATCAGTTTCGCTTGATCCGTATTATCGATTCGTCCTGCAAAGCGTTCTTTTTCTGGACCGAATGCGTATACAGGAACGTCATCACCTGTGTGGCCGCCAGTCGTCCAACCAGTGCCGGAGCGCTTATCAAAGATTTTTTCAATTGCATCATCGATTTTCGTTTGGTCGCCGGTTTCGGCTGCTGTTTTGACAGAAGCGACTTCCTCTTCCGTCAGTTCCAGGTCGATGTTTTCTGCAAGTGTATCTTCCACTGAAGCACCGTTGACGATTTGCTCTGCCATGTAGTCAGGCGTATGCTTCGCCGCTTGGATCGGAGCCGGATCCCAGTTATACTCACCGTCGGCACCGATAGAAATGCCGCCTGTGGAGTGGTCAGCTGTTACGATGACAAGCGTTTCACCATTTTCTTTCGCGAAGTCCCTTACTTTTTCAAAAGCCAGTTCGAAGTCCTTCATTTCACTCATGGCAGCAACAACGTCGTTGTCATGGCCTGCCCAGTCGATTTGACTTCCTTCCACCATCAGGAAGAAACCTTTTTTATTGTTCTCCAAACGATCAAGGGCAGCTGTCGTCATATCAGCAAGGCTGGGCTGCTTCTCATCACGGTCGATCATCTTATCCATTCCCGACTCTGCGAAAAGCCCAAGCACCTGCTCATTATCATCCTTGCCAAGTTCCTCTGCAGATTTCACATAGCTATAGCCATCATTCTTGAACTCATCGGCAAGATTACGGTCTTCACGTTCGAAGAAATCCGTTCCTCCGCCAAGCATGACGTCAATTTTATGTTTTCCATTAATCATTTCATCATAGTAGTCATTTGCAATCGCATCTTCACTTTTACGCTGCTCCTCATGTGCCCCGTAAGATGCAGGCGTCGCATGCGTGATCTGTGATGTAGAGACGATCCCTGTTGACATGCCATTTTCTTTCGCTTGTTCCAATACCGTTTTGACATCTGATTTATCATTATCAACGGCAATTGCATTATTGTACGTTTTCACACCGCCGCTCATCGCTGTCGCAGCAGCTGCAGAGTCGGTTACGTTCTCTTTTTCATCTTCTGGATACGTTGTTTGGAGGCCGACAAGATAAGGATCAAATGCGGTATTCTCCATCTCTGCCGTATCAGGGTTGTCATTCATATAACGAAGGCCGGTTGTATACGGTACACCCATACCATCACCGATCATGAAAATGACGTTCTTCGGTTTACCATGTTTGTAATCCTTCGCTTCTACTTCTGTGTTGTCCTGGTTCATTCCTATGAAACTCCCAAGAGCAAGTGTAGACACTACCGCTACAGGAAGGATCTTCTTCATTGATTTCTTCATTTACCCTACCTCCTATTTTTTCGAGTACATGTAGAAGGATAAAGGGGAAATGTGAAGAACCATTTGCAAAACCAATACAGCAGTGTAAAGCTTCTGTAAACACAGAAAAAACAGGAGAAAAGCCCCCTGTTTTTTCTGTGTAGTCCATGAATTTGGTCACGTTTATTTTCTATATTTTTCTTTCACCATTCATATGGGGTGCTATTCCCTAATCAAAGGCAGGGTGCAGCAGCGGAATGAACCACCTGATTTAATGATTTCTGATAAATCCAGTTCAATGACTTCGAAGCCCTTGTCACGGATCCGTTCATTCATCGAATGATTTTGAACGAGGGAGATGATCTTGTTATCGCCGATCGCCAATACATTCGGTCCCATTTGGAATTGCTCATCATCTGACACGGTGATCACTTGATAGTGCTCCTTGATGAGTGCAAGATCTTCAGGGGAAAATGCCGGCGGATAGACAATCGCCCATTCACTTGAGATGATTGTGAAAACACAATCGAGATGCAGGATATCATCTTTCAAGGGGATTTCATGGACGGTGTATTCAGGCAGCTGGTTCCGCAGGGATTGGATGGCCAGTTGATTCGTGCGGCCGCTCACCCCGATCCAGATATTTTCCCCATCGACAAGTACATCTCCCCCTTCAATGGAATGAAGCAGTCCACGACTTGGCACTTCATTTGCCTTCAGCCAATTCTTCAACGTTTCCACTTCTCCACTGCGCACATCCGTGTTCATGGAAGCAACGAAGAAATGTTCATGGATCGTGAAGCCGATGTCCCTTGTAAAGACTTGTTCATTGAATGCTGGGGACGGCGTGAGGTGAATGACCTCTGAGCCGTGCTTTTCCAACGTCTCGACGAATGTTTTGTGCTGTTCGACCGCTTTATCTATATTGATATTCTCTTTAAGAAAATGCTTTTGTGTTTCATTTATGATTTCATTAATTCTCATATATTCCGGGGAAACCACCATAACCTTCTTTAATTTCCCATACTCGTTAGCACAATATGTTTTATGGTTAGGTGCCATTGGGGAATTCAAACTCATCATTATACCCTCCAAATATTTACTCTTCGGAACTGCTTTTCCCTATTATTATGATAATAAAACTTCCTTTTTATAAGTTATGCGGAAGCAGCATGAGCAGGGACAACGGAGGGCTGACATTGTGAAAATAGGGCTGTTGTCCTTGGGTGATTTTCTACCCTACAAAAAAAGCAGCAAAAAGAAGCTGACACATTACACGCCAGCTACCTTCCCTGTTACGATTCTTCCTTAATGGACCATCCGATCGTGGTCCTTCCAGTACGCTTTTCTGATGACCACCTTTTGGATTTTCCCTGAAGCGGTTTTCGGTAATTCAGCGGCGAAGCTGATGCTCTTCGGTGCTTTGAAGTGGGCAAGCTTTTCCCGGCAGAATGCAATGAGCTCCTCTTCGGTCAAGCTGCGCCCTTCCCTCAGGACCACAACGGCATGGGGCACTTCTCCCCAGCGTTCATGGGGGACGGCAACGACCGCTGCCTCAAGGACACTGTCATGTTCATACAGGGCCCCCTCGACTTCAATGGAAGAGATGTTTTCTCCGCCGCTGATGATGACATCTTTCATCCTGTCGACAATTTCGATGAACCCATCTCCATCAACCGTCGCCATATCACCGGTATGGAGCCACCCGTCCCTGATTGCCCGGTTTGTTGCGTCGGGATTTTTATAATAGCCTTCCATCACCGTATTCGTCCTTGTGATGATCTCACCGATTGCCTTGCCATCATGGGGGACTTCTTCCCCCGCTTCGTCCACTACTTTTACCCTGCTTCCAATCATGCTGTAGCCCGCTTTCGCTTTGAGGCGGTACTGCTCCTCTTTTGGCCGTCCCTTTTCCGTCGACCTTAGTACAGAAGTCGTAATCAGCGGGGAGATTTCTGTCATTCCGTACACCTGGATGAATTCCCAATTCAGATCTTCTTCCACCCTTCTGACAAAGGCAGGCGGAGGTGCTGATCCGGCAATGACCACCCTCACACTTTGATCAATTTCCCGGACCTTCTCCGGGAAGCGTTCAAGGACCATATTAAGTACAGTCGGCGCCATATGCATGACTGTTACGCCGTGAGCTTCCACTTTATCCAGTATCACCTCCGGATCCACCTTCCGAAGCATCACCTGGGTCGCGCCGTTGGCTGTATAGTAAAAAGGCGACCCCCAACCGTTCACATGGAACATCGGCAGGACGTGAAGGAGTGTATCCTGATCCGATACCTTTAAATGATGCATCGATGATAAGGCATGCAAATAATTTGAGCGATGGGACAGAAGCACACCTTTCGGGTCTCCTGTCGTTCCGCTCGTATAAAGCAGGGAAGCGATATCCGTTTCTTCCAATGAAACCCGCTGGATAACCACTTGATTTTCACTTATAAAGATTCACTTTCAATGCCCTGCTTTCACACGGCTCGGCCAATCCCCGTAGAGACCCGTAGAAGCCCTCGAGCATTTCCGTTGTATTCGGGGCAAGATAAGCAACCTTATCCCCTTTCTTAATGCCCCATTCCTTCATTCCCCTAGACAGCTGGTTCACTCGTTCGGACAACTGCCTGTAAGTCAAACGCTTTTCATCATCGATGATCGCCACCTTATCACCGTACTGCTCCACGGCCCTGTCCAAAAAATCCGTCAACACTAAAGGTACATGCATATGTAACGCCAGCCTTTCCCGATAAAATATTTATGTGATATATGGAGTATTTTAACAGATACCGGTTACATTTTGCGAATATTCTGATATATACTTTTTCACTGGAACTCATCTTTCCCTTCATCATTCAATATAAAAAAGCAGCATGATGACACAAATGGTCATCATGCTGCTTTTGGTCAGCGTCCTCTTTTAGCCGTATTCGATGATCTTGAATTTCCGTTGCGGAGGTGTGAACCGCTTTTCCCGGGTTTGTTGCTGGTATTCCGCTTAGACTGCCTTCCCCTTGATGAGCCTTCACCACTCTGTCGGGACGGTCTGTCTTCGCTTTTGCCGCGGCGGCCACGGGAGGATTCCCTTTCCTCTCCGCTCCGGGCCCTTCCTCCCCGGCTGGACTTTGCTTTTCGGTCTTTGTTTGCCTGGATGTGTTTTTCCCGGCGGTCTTTTGCGCTTTCTTCTGATCCCTTCTTGACAGGTGCAGATGATGAAAGAGGGACTTCTACGATACGGCGGGGTAACGTACGGTCGATTCCTTTCTCAATTGCAGCCAGATCCTGCTTGTCCTTTAATGCAACAAAGGTGATCGCCAGTCCGTCATGACCGGCACGGCCTGTGCGCCCGATTCTGTGTATATACGATTCAAGGTCCTGTGGGATGTCGTAGTTGAACACATGTGTGACACCTTCCACGTCAAGTCCACGGGCAGCTACATCGGTTGCGATCAGCAGCTGGAGTTTCGCATCCCTGAACTTCTTCATCACGGCTTCCCTTTTTGCCTGGGATAAGTCACCGTGAAGTTCGTCGACCAGAAAGCCCCTCGCTTTCAAGTCACCGAGCAGCTTGCTGACCCTTCTTTTCGTACGGCAGAAAATGATGCCTAAAAACGGCTGTACGTCCTGGATCGTTTGACTGAGGGCATCCAGTTTCTGACGATCCGTCGTTTCCACGATTTCCTGTTGGATTTCCTGAACAATTTTCTCTTTCTCACGAATCTGCACATTCAGCGGCTGCTTCATATATCGCTTGCCAATCTTGCGTATATCCTTGGACATCGTCGCTGAAAACAGTGCTGTCTGACGGGTAAACGGCGTCTCACGAATGATCGTTTCCACCTCATCGAAGAAACCGATGTGAAGCATTTGATCCGCTTCATCGAGGACAAGGAACGATACGTTCGAGAAGTCGACCGTTTCCCTGCGTACATGATCAAGGATACGGCCAGGTGTCCCGATCACGATATGGATCGCTTTATTTCTCAGCCTTTTAATCTGTTTATCGACATCCTGGCCTCCGTATACGGCCAGAACATGTATATCATCTTCTGCTGAAGACAGCAGCTGATTTAATTCAGCCGTCACCTGGATCGCAAGCTCCCTTGTAGGTGTGACAATCAGGGATTGAATCTCGTCCCGCTCCGGATCGATCTTCTCAAGCATCGGCAGGAGAAACGCCATCGTCTTTCCGGTTCCTGTCTGTGCTTGTCCGATCACGTCTTTCCCATCGAGTAAAGCCGGGATCGTTTCGCTCTGGATCGGTGTCGGTTCTGTGATTGATTGTTCTTTTAATGCATTAACGTACTTAGTTTGAATTCCTAAACTAGTAAAATCTTTCATGGGGTCACCTCTTTGTACCCCATTATACCTGTAATCTCCTTTAGAAAATAGGGCACTATGTTATAATGGGGAAATCGTGAAATGAAAAGAGGAATAGAATGTTATCATTTGAAGATAAATTATCCATTGTCGAAGAGTTCAGTGAATTATCCCGTAAAGATGTTTCATTAAACAGGGTGAATTTTCACTTTGAAGAAAGTCTGTATGAAAAAACGACCGTGGTGTATCATCTGCATCCGAACGGCAACGGATTTGTTTATACCGGCAGCCTTCCAGATTATGAAGCCGACAAAAAAGGGCTCGTCAACATCCGTGACTTTGACCGGGAAGAGCTGAAAAGCATCATCCGCGCGTCCATCGATCTGCTGGCTACCGAAGAAGAAACCGTACCTCCAGTCGAAGAGCGCTGGAAAGATACTGAAGGTCACACCCTCCTGCTCATTGAAGAGGACGACCGCTGGAGTATTTATGCCGGTGATAACCTTGAGGACAGCTTTGGCGGATACGATGAAGCCGCCCTGTACCTTCGGGAGGAAGGCTTCCGCCGGAGATAATATGAAAGGCCGAATCGGATGTCCGGTTCGGCCTTTCGTGTATAGTCCATTCTTATAGTGAACGCGTCAAAATATCCCTTACGCTTTCAGCGTCCATTTCTTTATACGTCCCGACTCCCGGCTTGATGAACGTTTTCTCAACGATCGCATCGAATTCGCTGTCATCGATTTCATAATCGGCGAGGCGTTCAGGCGCACCTAAGGAATTCCAGAAGTCACGGAGCGCTTTGGCCCCTTCCCGCGCCACTTCGATATCCTCTTTCCCTTTCGATTCTATGCCGAAGACATTGACCGCTAGCTGCTTCACTCTTGATAGGTCTTCTTCCAATACATGCTCCAGCCAATTCGGGAATAATATCGCAAGACCCCCGCCGTGGGGGATATCATATACGGCTGAAATCGCATGCTCGATCCGGTGCGTCGCCCAATCCCCTCCGTCTGTTCCGTTAGATAACGTTCCGTTGAACGCCGTCGTACTGACATACATCATCGTTTCCCGATGCTCGAAGGATTGCATGTCTTCCAGCAATTTAGGACCGGTGGCGATCGCGGTTCTCAGCAGGGACTCGATGAAACCGTCAATCATCGGAGTGTTTTCCGTGCGATGGAAGTAATGCTCCAGTGCGTGTGACATGCTGTCCACGATTCCGTAGACCGTTTGATCCCGGGGCACGGAGAATGTGTACGATGGATCAAGGATTGATAACTTCGGAAATACATGGGGTGACGACCAGCCAAGCTTATCGTTCGTTTCCCAATTGGTGATCACGGATACAGGGTTCATTTCAGAGCCGGTCGCAGCAAGCGTCAGAACCGTTCCAAATGGCAACGCTTCTGTGATCGGCGATTTTCCTGTGATAAGATCCCAGGCATCCCCATCATATGTGGCACCGGCCGCGATCGCTTTCGTGCAATCGATCACGCTCCCTCCACCTGCAGCAAGGATGAAGTCGATTCCTTCTTCACGGCAGATTTCTACCCCTTTCCGTACAGTCGTCAGACGAGGGTTGGGTTCGACACCGCTCAATTCGAAAATCTTTGCGTCGATCTTCTTCAATTCGGCCGTCACATCATCATAAACACCATTCTTTTTAATGCTCCCTCCCCCGTACACGAGTAACACGTTCACACCTTTTTCGAGAGTGGTGGATAATTGCTTCACTTCACCTCTTCCGAAGTAAAGCTTTGTAGGATTATATTGTAAAAATGTATTCATTTCTGCACCTCATTTTGTTTTTATATCTTCATTCTAGCAAAGAGTCAGCTCAATGAGATATTGAACCTTTTTCATCCCTTTCATCAAAATATTTGATAGTTAAGATGTCAGGGAAGCGATCAACTGGGTCAACGGAGGAGTCAGCCATTTCTTATTTTGATAGATGATTTGAGTATAAACCTTTACATCCCCATGATTGAAAGGAAGCATCACAAGCTTCCCGCTTTGAAGTTCTTTCTTCACTGAGATCTCCGGCAGGATTGCAATTCCCAGTTCATCAGCCACACACTGCTTGATTGCCTCTAGACTGCTAAAGGAAATGACTGATTTAGGCTGAATTCCTCCCTCATTCAGCACCTGCTCCAGCAGCACCCTGTACGAGCAGCCTTCTTCAGTCAAAATCAGTGTTTCCGATGCAAGCTCATTCAATTCGATTGCATCAAGGCCCGTCAACCGGTGGCCGGGAGATCCGATCATGACGAGCTGTTCCTGCCTGATCGGGATGGTCGTCAACTCCGGATGCTCCACATAACGGTCCATGAGGATGGATAGATCGAACTTCCCCTCAAGTGTCCCTTCTTTCAGATTGGGACAAAGCCCCGATGCAAGCAGGATCTTGAGCTCCGGGTGCTGTTCTTTCAGCTGTTTGATGAATGGGGTGATGAAGTAGGCAGCAAGTGATTCGACCGTCCCGACCCGGAGCGTTCCACGGAGATTGCTTTCCTTCGAGAGCCTCTCCTCCGCCTCATCCAGCAGGGAGAGTATTTGATCCACATAGTAATACAGCTCTTCACCTGATTGGGTCAAGCGCATCTTCCTGCCCGACCTTTCAAATAATTTGGTCCCGTAATGCTCCTCGAGCTTCTTTATTTGAGTGGTCACACTGGATTGTGCGTAGCCCAGCTCTTCGCCTGTCTTTGTATAACTTCCCCATTTGGCCACTTCTTTAAAGGTGTAGTAATAATTCACATCCATAGAGATCCTCCATCATTTATTCCGATAGTTGGTATCGATTATTATAGATAACTCCCATCCTTCAATCAATGATATACTCCTATCCAATGAAAAAAGCGTGGGTCTACGGGACAAAATATGGCGCCCACACGGTCCGGTGCGGTACACTTAGACGACCAAAGCGCTTATGACAGATCATTTGATTTATAGAGGAGTGTTGAATTCTTGAAAATACTTACCCTGTTAGGAAGTACGCGAAAAAACGGCAATTCCGAGTATATAGCGAGAAAAATCGTAGAAGGGACCGATCATACCATCGTCTCCCTGGCCGATATGCATATTGAAGCGATCGAGGACTTACGGCATGCAGAAGGCGGTTTCGTACCGGTCGACGATGATTATGAACAGCTTGTCCGATTAATCGAAGAGCACGACGTACTGCTTTTCGCCACACCTCTTTATTGGTACGGGATGAGCGGCCCCATGAAGAATTTCTTCGACCGATGGAGTCAGTACCTAAGGGATCAGCGCTTTCACCTGAAGGAAGAACTCATGAAGAAGAAAGCATATGTCGTCATCACCGGTGGAAGTTCAGCCAAAATCAAAGCCCTTCCCCTTGTACAGCAGTTCGATTACATTTTCCAATTCGTCAATATGGAATTTGCCGATTACATCATCGGCGCCGGCGTCAAACCGGGAGAAGTCCAACATGATATCGCTGCCCTCGAAAAAGCGGCCCGTTGGAATGCATCATTTAAATAATGGACGTCATATCCGAATGGCTTTCCGGAATTCTTATATAGAATTTCGGAGGTTGTTTGGATTTTTTTATTACCATTTTAATGTGTCAGGGGCCGGAACAGCCCACTTAAGGAAAACAATGTGCTAATCACAGCCCCTTCTGGACATAGTAAGGACAAAACCCCATTGGAGGTGCTTTATGGATTTCCCGACGATCCACACAAACTTCTGGGATGCTGTGATGGCGATCCCCATCATCATGGCAGTCACTCAGCTGATCAAGCTCTTCTTCAAGCCGCCTGCCTTTCTCATCCCGAATATCGCGGTCACTCTCGGGCTCCTCATCTCTATTTTCATCAGCCATAAAGGACATCTTCCGACCGGGGTTTTCATGGGCTTTTTTTACGGATATGCCGCAATAGGAAACTACGCTTCGTTAAAAACAACCCTGTTAACGCTCAGGGGGGAGAAAAAACAGTAGTGAAGTAACTTAGTAAAAAAACGAACAAGCGTTCTTGTTTTTAGCATGACTTTTGTTTTATAATAAAAGAGTACTTAAATACAAGCGAATTGGAGTGGAAATGATGAAGCATCAAGCTACACCTTATTTTAGTTTCAATGGTCAGGCAAAAGAAGCATTGGCGTATTACAAAGATGTGTTTGACGGGGAGATCCTCAGCGTCATGACTTTCGGAGAAGCCGATTTCCCCAGTCCACCTGAAATGTCAGAACATATCATGCATGCCCAGTTTAAAAAAGGAGAGCTGTTCTTCATGATGTCAGACAGTTTCCCCGGTCAGGAAACGACGGCAGGAAATCACATTTCACTCGTACTGGAGCTTGAAAGCGAAGAAGAAATCCAGCATTATTACCGCCGTTTAACCGAAAAAGGGACGGTTGTGATGGAACTGCAAGACACGTTCTGGGGCGCTGTTTATGCAAAGGTGAAAGACCCATACGGCATTCATTGGGACTTGAACTATACGAAGAAATAACATCTGTGGGCGCTGTACATAACTCACCACCCGCTGAACAAGCATTGTACGCTGTTTGAACCAATCAATCCGGACGCATTCGATTTCCAACCATACAGATCGAATCATCGTCCGGATTTTCCTTTCCTTTGAAATCATCTGTTTCAGTTACTTTCATCCCCCTCTCTCCCCTTGATATTTTTGTCCCGAATGAGGTTTTAACCCCCGCTATTTTAGGGAATGGAATATGAACATTATGTTCATTTACCTTAATCATTGGAGGCTCTCTTATGGAATTACACAACGGCAGTTTGTTCTGGCCAACTACATTAAACAACGAACGGTTTGAAAATCATTACGATGTCGCCATCATCGGAGGCGGGATGTCAGGCATTTTATGTGCCTATGTCCTGACAGAAGCCGGATTGAAAGTGGCTGTCATTGAAAAGAGAAAGATCGCCGCCGGCAGCTCTTCTGCGAACACAGGACTGCTCCAATTTTCGAACGATATCATGCTCCATGAGCTGATCGATCAAATCGGTGAAGAGAAAGCAGTGCGATTTTATAAGCTTTGTCTGGAGGCTGTGGAAAACCTGGAGCAAGTGGCGATGAAGTGCACATTGTCACCTGAATTCTCAAGGAGGAAAAGCATCTATTACGCCAGTACCCCACGTCACGTCCCGAAACTGAAAAAAGAATATAAAACGTTGAAGGCTCACGGGTTTCCTGTTGAGTACTGGACGAGAAAAGACATAAAGGAACGCCTGCCGTTCTCAAAGTCCGGCGCCCTGATCACCCACGGAGACGCCGAGGTGAATCCATACCGGTTCGTAAAGGGGATATTTGATTATTTACAGGAAGAAAATAAGACGACGTTCTTCGAAAATCTTGAGGCCGTAGAGATTGAAGAATGTCCTGATTCGGTAAATATCCATACGCCTGAAGGAATCATCCATGCATCTCAGATCGTACATGCAACCGGCTATGAAACACCGCCGATCGGGAAGAAGATCGGGACCGAAATCAACCGTTCATACGCAATCGCCACCAAGCCGATCGACGACTTGTCTCAATGGGATGAACGGGCACTCATATGGGAAACCAAGCGACCTTATCTTTATATGCGCACAACCGCAGACAACCGGATCATTGCAGGCGGCCTCGATGAGGATCACCATGAAGCCCCTCAAAGTAAAAAGAAAATAAAAAAACGTGGGAAGCGGATCGAAAAAGCTATTCAAAAGCTCTTCCCCGACCTGGACATCAAAATGGACTACGCCTGGGGGGCAAGCTTCGGGGAATCGGTGGATAACCTTCCCTTCATCGGCAAGCATCCGGAAAAAGAGAATATCTATTACCTGCTGGGCTATGGAGGTAACGGAACCGTCTACAGCATGCTCGGTTCCCAAATACTCCGCGACCTCATCTTGAAACGACCAAATCCGGATGCAGAGATTGTAAAGTTAGACAGGTGAAAATAGAGGTTGGGACAAAAGGATCCCCGCCAATAAAAAATCCGAACGAAGATTTATCAACATCTACTTCGTTCGGATTTTTTGACGAAAACCCACCGCCGCCCGAGGAAAGCGAAGCCTTGTACGGAAATCAACAGCGGGACAAAATGAGGTGCATTTTATAGTAGTTCTTCGTATTTTTTAGAGGGAAGGCATCGTTATGAACCAGCCTCTAATAACATATGATAATGCTTATCGATTTTTTTGAGGGTTCCTTCTGTGATCAGTTCTTTCGTAAGTGAGGTGACCGTTTCCCGGGTCGATCCGATGAAGCTTGCGATGTCTTGGTGGGTAAGGGGGACATGGATTTTGATCAGCTTTCCTTCACTTTCTCCAAAGCTTTTCATCAAAAAAGACATGAGGTGGAGGATTCTTTCTTTCACAGGCACGTACATGATCCGCTCGAGGAACATGTTTCTCTCCTTCATATGCCTGTGGAGAACCAAATAAAGTTCAGTGAGCACCGCTGGATGGGTGACATGCAAGCTGTCGACCTGTTTTTGTGAGAGGACGCGCACGTTAGTCGGTTCGATCGCCTGCGCAAACACCCCTTCATCATCAAGGCTGAAGCGTTCAATATTACTGAAGAAGTCTCCTTCCCCAAGGACAGCAAGGATGGTGCTCCGGCCGTCATCACTGTTTTTAAAAAGCTTGATTTTCCCGGATTCGATCATATAAAGATTCTTCCCGAAAGAATATGGTTGAAAGATGATATCCTTCTTCCCGTATGTCATGAGTTTCGCCGGCAGTTCTTCGACTGCGGAAACCTGATATTGGGTTGCTGAATTCATGAAGCTCCCTCCCCATCACTTTCAAACTGATCCAGAAACTTGCCATACCCCTCTTCTTCGAGCTTATCTTTCGGTACGAAACGAAGGGCTGCAGAGTTCATGCAATAGCGTAAGCCGGTTGGCTTCGGCCCGTCCTTGAACACATGACCGAGATGGGAGTCTGCGTGCCTGCTCCTCACTTCCGTCCGCACCATGAACAAGCCTCGATCTTCCAGTTCTACAATATTCTCTTCCACAAGCGGCTTTGTGAAACTCGGCCATCCTGTTCCACTTTTGTATTTATCCTTCGAGCTGAACAGCGGTTCCCCTGACACAACATCCACATAAATACCTTCATCTTTATTATCCCAGTACGCGTTGTTAAAAGCTTCCTCCGTACCATCTTCCTGTGTGACCTTGTATTGGATGTCTGTCAGCTTTTCTTTTAACTCCTCATCCGTAAAGGTTGGATAGAGGGAATTGGTTTCAAGCTTGATATGCCGATCCTCTCCCCAGGCTTCATCGAGAAAGTCATCCCTGCCTGAGTTGTTTCGATAAAACTTGTAACTCAATTTATTTTTTTTGTAATAATCCTGGTGATAATCTTCTGCTTTGTAAAACGTTTTAGCCGGTTTGATTTCCGTCACGATTTCTTCATCAAAGCGGCCTGAGTCCGCTAGTTCCTGTTTGGACGCCTCGGCAAGCTTCTTCTGCTGTTCGTCATGATAGAAGATC
The nucleotide sequence above comes from Bacillus sp. KH172YL63. Encoded proteins:
- a CDS encoding flavodoxin family protein, whose protein sequence is MKILTLLGSTRKNGNSEYIARKIVEGTDHTIVSLADMHIEAIEDLRHAEGGFVPVDDDYEQLVRLIEEHDVLLFATPLYWYGMSGPMKNFFDRWSQYLRDQRFHLKEELMKKKAYVVITGGSSAKIKALPLVQQFDYIFQFVNMEFADYIIGAGVKPGEVQHDIAALEKAARWNASFK
- a CDS encoding VOC family protein; translation: MKHQATPYFSFNGQAKEALAYYKDVFDGEILSVMTFGEADFPSPPEMSEHIMHAQFKKGELFFMMSDSFPGQETTAGNHISLVLELESEEEIQHYYRRLTEKGTVVMELQDTFWGAVYAKVKDPYGIHWDLNYTKK
- a CDS encoding NAD(P)/FAD-dependent oxidoreductase, coding for MELHNGSLFWPTTLNNERFENHYDVAIIGGGMSGILCAYVLTEAGLKVAVIEKRKIAAGSSSANTGLLQFSNDIMLHELIDQIGEEKAVRFYKLCLEAVENLEQVAMKCTLSPEFSRRKSIYYASTPRHVPKLKKEYKTLKAHGFPVEYWTRKDIKERLPFSKSGALITHGDAEVNPYRFVKGIFDYLQEENKTTFFENLEAVEIEECPDSVNIHTPEGIIHASQIVHATGYETPPIGKKIGTEINRSYAIATKPIDDLSQWDERALIWETKRPYLYMRTTADNRIIAGGLDEDHHEAPQSKKKIKKRGKRIEKAIQKLFPDLDIKMDYAWGASFGESVDNLPFIGKHPEKENIYYLLGYGGNGTVYSMLGSQILRDLILKRPNPDAEIVKLDR
- a CDS encoding Crp/Fnr family transcriptional regulator, which produces MNSATQYQVSAVEELPAKLMTYGKKDIIFQPYSFGKNLYMIESGKIKLFKNSDDGRSTILAVLGEGDFFSNIERFSLDDEGVFAQAIEPTNVRVLSQKQVDSLHVTHPAVLTELYLVLHRHMKERNMFLERIMYVPVKERILHLMSFLMKSFGESEGKLIKIHVPLTHQDIASFIGSTRETVTSLTKELITEGTLKKIDKHYHMLLEAGS
- the msrA gene encoding peptide-methionine (S)-S-oxide reductase MsrA, with the protein product MKKVMIGIGLLFIVGLAAFFGPKLYASLTQKSLGSEAVNTDMLDEEHAVATFAGGCFWCMEPPFEKLDGVYAVVSGYTGGDEKNPTYDEVSSKQTGHVEAVQVEYNPEVITYEQLLQVFWRQIDPTDAGGQFVDRGPQYVSGIFYHDEQQKKLAEASKQELADSGRFDEEIVTEIKPAKTFYKAEDYHQDYYKKNKLSYKFYRNNSGRDDFLDEAWGEDRHIKLETNSLYPTFTDEELKEKLTDIQYKVTQEDGTEEAFNNAYWDNKDEGIYVDVVSGEPLFSSKDKYKSGTGWPSFTKPLVEENIVELEDRGLFMVRTEVRSRHADSHLGHVFKDGPKPTGLRYCMNSAALRFVPKDKLEEEGYGKFLDQFESDGEGAS